The Papaver somniferum cultivar HN1 chromosome 3, ASM357369v1, whole genome shotgun sequence genome includes a region encoding these proteins:
- the LOC113359731 gene encoding uncharacterized protein LOC113359731 produces the protein MEIMIPMQNTEFNFDSGCSTPYMSAPSSPKRFGEYYSAPTSPMRASMVYQEYQEYNRYMNSTSPAASVIPSEDDFAFDFDGKSEKTSLTAADELFHGGKIKPLTFPMRSQLSNESTHKSSVSSPKSQGKKMFWESFTPREKKDFNPYSDSTDLTRKSSDQNRGRGRNPTKSNAPLSSNSSSRSRRETRSLSPLRVAEFSSYVQQQQEEEQNSKEQSISWNSKKSDSTSSSSSLKGSRKWRIRDFLLFRSASEGRASDKDPLRKYTALTRKNEDDRNSSFRSIDSTSSVSRRKGGGSASAHEVHYKVNRAVVEESKKKTYLPYKPGLLGCIGFNPTAYGLSQRL, from the coding sequence ATGGAGATCATGATACCGATGCAGAATACAGAGTTTAATTTTGATAGTGGGTGTTCAACACCTTACATGAGTGCACCATCAAGTCCTAAACGTTTTGGTGAATATTACAGTGCTCCAACAAGTCCAATGCGGGCTTCAATGGTGTACCAAGAATATCAAGAGTACAACAGATACATGAATTCTACTTCTCCTGCTGCTTCTGTTATTCCTTCCGAAGATGATTTTGCGTTTGATTTTGATGGGAAATCAGAAAAAACTTCTCTTACCGCTGCTGATGAACTTTTTCATGGTGGAAAAATCAAACCTTTAACGTTTCCAATGCGTTCTCAACTCAGTAATGAGTCAACTCATAAAAGTTCAGTTtcatcaccaaaatcacaaggAAAGAAGATGTTTTGGGAATCATTTACTCCAAGAGAGAAAAAAGATTTCAACCCGTATTCTGATTCAACCGATTTGACTCGTAAAAGCTCTGATCAGAaccgaggaagaggaagaaatcCTACAAAGTCTAATGCTCCTTTATCTTCAAATTCATCATCAAGATCACGTAGAGAAACTAGATCACTTTCTCCACTAAGGGTTGCTGAATTCTCTTCTTAtgtacaacaacaacaagaagaagaacagaacAGTAAAGAGCAATCCATTTCATGGAATTCAAAGAAATCTGattcaacatcatcttcttcttcactaaaggGTTCgagaaaatggagaattagagacTTCTTATTGTTCCGTAGCGCATCAGAAGGTAGAGCATCAGATAAAGATCCATTAAGAAAATACACAGCTTTAACTAGGAAAAATGAAGATGATCGAAACTCCAGTTTCCGGTCTATTGATAGTacgagttcagtttcaagaagAAAAGGAGGAGGATCGGCGTCAGCTCATGAAGTTCATTACAAAGTGAATCGGGCGGTTGTtgaagaatcaaagaagaaaacgTATTTGCCATATAAACCAGGACTATTAGGGTGCATTGGGTTTAATCCAACCGCTTATGGATTATCACAGAGGCTTTga